One part of the Sorangiineae bacterium MSr11954 genome encodes these proteins:
- a CDS encoding glycoside hydrolase family 3 protein — MRTITRSLLVAAATMASVVACDSESPVASGAPEPASSELRLGDEALDPDENPGEDEALAQGEAEALAAEARVESRVRDLLARMTLDEKIGQMTQAERLAFDPAHGTPVTDIRDLGLGSLLSGGGSTPPGNTPADWRKMIDDFQKLALQSRLGIPLIYGVDAVHGHNNVYGATIFPHNIGLGASRNPGLARRIGRATAEEVAATGAHWTFSPCLCVARDERWGRTYESFGENPEIASALSTIVDGYQGVAGRPGSILATAKHYVGDGGTAFGSSTSGSYLLDQGDTRVSEAELRATHLVPFKAAIARGVSTVMTSFSSWNGTKLHGHHYLVTDVLKKELGFKGFVISDWAGIDQIPGDYAHAVRTGINAGVDMVMVPFDYKRFITTLKAEVAAGNVTVARIDDAVSRILREKFRFGIFEHPFSNARFDRSFGGKAHRALARKAVQESLVLLKNEGRVLPLDRTGTKILVAGSNANDLGNQTGGWTITWQGSSGRQTVGTTILEGLRASVDRRSKVDYVPAPTADQAKGYDAAVVVVGETPYAEGVGDRRDMPLDAADRSAIDNVCGVTKCVVVVVSGRPIIVTDRIGKMGALVAAWLPGTEGQGVADVLFGRKNFVGKLPISWPKSASQLPSHPEDPGYDPLFAYGFGLKY; from the coding sequence ATGCGCACCATCACCCGCAGCTTGCTCGTGGCGGCAGCCACGATGGCATCGGTCGTAGCCTGTGATTCGGAGTCACCCGTAGCCTCGGGGGCGCCCGAGCCCGCGTCGTCCGAGCTTCGACTCGGCGACGAGGCGCTCGACCCCGACGAAAATCCCGGCGAGGACGAGGCGCTCGCGCAGGGCGAAGCCGAAGCCCTCGCCGCCGAAGCCCGCGTCGAATCGCGCGTTCGAGACCTCCTCGCGCGCATGACGCTCGACGAGAAGATCGGCCAGATGACCCAGGCCGAACGCCTGGCCTTCGATCCGGCGCACGGCACCCCCGTCACTGACATTCGCGATCTCGGGCTGGGGAGCTTGCTCTCCGGCGGCGGGAGCACACCGCCCGGAAACACACCGGCCGATTGGCGCAAGATGATCGACGACTTCCAGAAGCTCGCGCTCCAAAGCCGGCTGGGGATCCCGCTCATTTATGGCGTGGACGCCGTGCACGGCCACAACAATGTGTATGGTGCAACCATTTTTCCGCACAACATCGGCCTCGGCGCCTCCCGCAATCCGGGGCTGGCGCGGCGCATCGGGCGGGCCACCGCGGAGGAGGTCGCGGCCACCGGCGCGCACTGGACATTCAGCCCTTGCCTCTGCGTGGCGCGCGACGAGCGCTGGGGACGAACCTACGAGAGCTTCGGCGAAAATCCGGAGATCGCCAGCGCGCTCTCGACGATCGTCGATGGGTACCAGGGCGTCGCCGGGAGGCCGGGCAGCATCCTCGCCACCGCCAAACATTACGTGGGCGACGGCGGCACCGCGTTCGGCAGCAGCACCAGCGGCAGCTACTTGCTCGACCAAGGCGATACGCGGGTGAGCGAGGCCGAGCTGCGCGCCACGCACCTGGTGCCGTTCAAGGCGGCCATCGCGCGCGGAGTCTCCACGGTGATGACCTCGTTCTCCAGCTGGAACGGCACCAAGCTGCACGGGCACCACTACTTGGTCACCGACGTGTTGAAGAAGGAGCTCGGCTTCAAGGGGTTCGTCATCTCCGACTGGGCGGGCATCGATCAGATCCCCGGCGATTATGCGCACGCCGTCCGCACGGGCATCAACGCCGGCGTCGATATGGTCATGGTCCCGTTCGACTACAAGCGCTTCATCACCACGCTCAAGGCGGAGGTGGCGGCCGGAAATGTCACCGTCGCGCGCATCGACGACGCGGTCTCGCGCATCCTGCGGGAGAAGTTCCGGTTCGGCATCTTCGAGCACCCCTTCTCGAATGCGCGCTTCGATCGCAGCTTCGGCGGCAAGGCGCACCGCGCGCTGGCCCGCAAGGCCGTTCAGGAGTCGCTGGTGCTCCTGAAGAACGAAGGGCGCGTCCTGCCGCTCGATCGAACGGGGACCAAGATCCTCGTTGCCGGAAGCAATGCCAACGATCTTGGCAACCAAACCGGCGGATGGACCATCACGTGGCAAGGGAGCAGCGGCCGCCAGACGGTTGGAACCACCATTCTGGAAGGGCTGCGCGCCAGCGTCGATCGCCGGAGCAAGGTGGATTACGTGCCCGCGCCCACCGCGGATCAGGCAAAAGGCTACGACGCCGCCGTCGTGGTGGTCGGCGAAACCCCCTATGCGGAGGGCGTTGGCGACCGCCGCGATATGCCCCTCGACGCGGCCGATCGAAGCGCCATCGACAATGTGTGCGGGGTCACCAAATGCGTCGTCGTGGTGGTCTCCGGGCGACCGATCATCGTGACGGATCGCATCGGAAAAATGGGCGCGCTGGTCGCGGCGTGGCTGCCGGGAACGGAGGGCCAAGGTGTGGCCGATGTGCTCTTCGGGCGCAAAAACTTCGTGGGGAAGCTGCCCATTTCGTGGCCCAAATCCGCGTCGCAGCTCCCGAGCCACCCGGAGGATCCGGGCTACGATCCGCTGTTTGCATACGGCTTTGGTTTGAAATACTAA
- a CDS encoding glycosyltransferase, producing MRILHVVQSLDMGGQERLILHLARALMARGHQVGVASLTLGGVLRREFEGITVIDVPRQHGFDAMMIARMAKALADFEPDAIHTHNPSPMFYAVPAARLLRIKSIVHTKHGANIYGKRSLHAARVVARFTTAFVAVSEGTADAARVKERVPPSLLHVIPNGIPLASFGPNPETRARVRRELGIPEDAYVVGSVGRLAPEKDYPLLVRAMSEVLGPNVRLVLVGSGPSQRDIERAIEALPEPKRAWCILTGSRNDVPDLLTAFDVFSLTSQTEGLPLVIPEAMATALPIVATAVGGLPSIVSNQVGILAPYGDAPGLTAAMAALRDDPERRKRMGEAACAYAHQRFSIEEMTDRYESLYRGVRSRATKEQTLASIA from the coding sequence ATGCGCATCCTTCACGTCGTTCAATCGTTGGACATGGGAGGGCAAGAGCGGCTCATCTTGCACCTCGCCCGGGCGCTCATGGCCCGCGGGCATCAGGTGGGGGTCGCGTCGCTGACCCTGGGCGGCGTTTTGCGGCGCGAGTTCGAGGGGATCACGGTCATCGACGTGCCGCGGCAGCACGGCTTCGACGCCATGATGATCGCGCGGATGGCCAAGGCCCTGGCCGACTTCGAGCCCGACGCCATCCACACCCACAACCCCTCCCCCATGTTCTACGCCGTGCCCGCCGCCCGGCTTTTGCGCATCAAGAGCATCGTGCACACCAAGCACGGCGCCAACATCTACGGAAAACGCTCCCTCCACGCGGCGCGGGTGGTCGCGCGGTTCACCACCGCCTTCGTGGCCGTCTCCGAGGGCACCGCCGACGCGGCGCGCGTGAAGGAGCGGGTGCCGCCGTCCTTGCTCCATGTGATCCCCAACGGCATCCCCCTTGCCAGCTTCGGCCCCAACCCCGAGACCCGCGCCCGGGTGCGCCGCGAGCTGGGCATCCCCGAGGATGCGTACGTGGTGGGATCGGTGGGCCGGCTCGCCCCCGAAAAGGACTACCCGCTCCTGGTTCGCGCCATGAGCGAGGTGCTGGGCCCAAATGTCCGGCTGGTCCTGGTCGGCAGCGGCCCTTCGCAGCGCGATATCGAGCGGGCGATCGAGGCCCTGCCCGAGCCGAAGCGTGCATGGTGCATCCTTACGGGCTCGCGAAACGATGTGCCCGATTTGCTGACCGCCTTCGACGTGTTCAGCTTGACGTCGCAAACGGAAGGGCTGCCGCTGGTGATCCCGGAGGCCATGGCCACCGCATTGCCGATCGTGGCCACCGCCGTGGGCGGGCTCCCCAGCATCGTCTCGAACCAGGTCGGAATTTTGGCACCCTATGGCGATGCCCCCGGCCTCACCGCCGCCATGGCCGCGCTTCGCGACGATCCCGAGCGACGCAAGCGCATGGGCGAGGCCGCTTGCGCCTACGCGCACCAGCGCTTTTCCATCGAGGAAATGACCGATCGTTACGAATCCCTCTACCGAGGTGTGCGATCGCGCGCGACGAAAGAGCAAACGCTAGCATCGATCGCATAG
- a CDS encoding glycosyltransferase encodes MRVLAITKIFPNSLEPLSSPFNRQQFGELAKLCDLTVLAAIPYVPLAQRTGLPERAAKLAVLPEREVVAGIETHYVRQLYVPRVGIPVALPLYLASLWPFRTLAKQSDIVLGTWAYPDGCAATVFARSLGKPSVVKVHGSDLNVVAKMPAARSYMRRILPRTDALVSVARPLSQLLEGLGARPGSIHLVRNGVDTSLFRPRDRGACRDELGIGREGSLIVFCGRLEPQKGLAELLAAFDQVRAVRSDVRLALLGDGVSRDEVRERVSRMNGALIAPGARPLREIATWVGACDLFTLPSHNEGTPNVVLEALASGRPVVGSDVGGIPDCLADPCSGLVVPARDAGALARALLEALDRTWDPDAIVRAGPGSWKESARALHDVLVSTVNARR; translated from the coding sequence ATGCGCGTCCTAGCCATCACCAAGATTTTCCCAAATAGCCTCGAACCGCTGAGCTCACCGTTCAACCGGCAGCAGTTCGGTGAGCTCGCCAAGCTCTGCGATTTAACCGTGCTTGCGGCCATCCCCTACGTTCCGCTGGCGCAGCGTACGGGCCTGCCGGAGCGCGCGGCCAAGCTGGCGGTGCTCCCCGAGCGCGAGGTGGTGGCGGGCATCGAGACGCACTACGTGCGGCAACTCTATGTGCCGCGGGTCGGGATCCCGGTGGCGTTGCCGCTGTATCTGGCGTCGCTCTGGCCGTTTCGGACCCTTGCCAAGCAAAGCGACATCGTCCTAGGGACGTGGGCGTACCCCGATGGGTGCGCGGCCACCGTGTTTGCCCGCTCCCTGGGCAAGCCGAGCGTGGTGAAGGTGCACGGCTCGGACTTGAACGTGGTCGCCAAGATGCCCGCCGCGCGGAGCTACATGCGCCGCATCCTGCCGCGCACGGACGCGTTGGTTTCGGTGGCGCGCCCGCTCTCACAGCTGCTCGAGGGGCTGGGGGCTCGGCCCGGATCCATCCACCTCGTTCGAAATGGGGTGGACACGTCGCTGTTCCGTCCGCGCGATCGCGGCGCGTGCCGCGACGAGCTGGGCATCGGGCGCGAGGGCTCGCTCATCGTCTTTTGCGGGCGGCTGGAGCCGCAAAAAGGTTTGGCGGAGCTCCTCGCGGCCTTCGATCAGGTGCGCGCGGTGCGGAGCGATGTGCGCTTGGCGCTCCTGGGAGACGGCGTTTCGCGCGACGAGGTGCGCGAACGCGTTTCGCGGATGAATGGGGCGCTGATCGCTCCGGGCGCGCGGCCTTTGCGTGAAATTGCGACATGGGTTGGCGCGTGCGATCTGTTCACCTTGCCGAGCCACAACGAAGGGACGCCCAACGTGGTCCTCGAGGCGCTGGCCAGCGGCCGCCCCGTGGTGGGAAGCGATGTCGGCGGCATCCCCGACTGCCTCGCCGATCCATGCTCGGGCCTGGTGGTCCCCGCGCGCGACGCCGGTGCGCTCGCACGGGCGCTGCTCGAGGCGCTCGATCGCACGTGGGATCCCGATGCGATCGTGCGCGCGGGGCCGGGCAGCTGGAAAGAGAGCGCGCGTGCGCTGCACGATGTGCTCGTGAGCACGGTGAACGCACGCCGATAA
- a CDS encoding crotonase/enoyl-CoA hydratase family protein yields MSPLVDVERRPPLLRVTIRRPEVRNAVDGPTSLALAEAFRRFEADDELSVAILTGAGGHFCAGADLKAVASGEAERLHLLEPPTDDALGHGPMGPTRFRLSKPVIAAVSGYCVAGGLELALWCDLRVADESAVFGVFCRRFGVPLIDGGTVRLPRAIGMSRALDMILTGRAVGAREAFEIGLVNRLVSDVMVEAEQLALQLAAFPQRCMRGDRLSAYEQWGLSPHAALENEFSKGMDSLSAGEALSGATRFTRGTGRHGTFE; encoded by the coding sequence ATGAGCCCTCTTGTCGATGTCGAGCGTCGCCCGCCCCTCCTGCGTGTCACGATCCGCCGCCCGGAAGTTCGCAACGCCGTCGACGGTCCGACGTCGCTGGCGCTGGCCGAGGCATTTCGTCGCTTCGAGGCCGACGATGAGCTCTCGGTCGCCATTCTCACGGGGGCTGGCGGGCACTTTTGCGCGGGCGCCGATCTCAAGGCGGTGGCCAGCGGCGAGGCCGAACGGCTGCACCTGCTCGAACCGCCAACCGACGATGCGCTCGGCCATGGACCGATGGGACCGACCCGGTTTCGGCTCTCGAAGCCCGTCATCGCCGCCGTGTCGGGCTATTGCGTCGCCGGAGGGCTCGAGCTCGCGCTCTGGTGCGACCTCCGCGTGGCCGACGAGAGCGCCGTTTTCGGGGTCTTCTGCCGGCGCTTCGGCGTCCCGTTGATCGATGGAGGGACCGTGCGATTGCCGAGGGCCATCGGCATGAGCCGCGCGCTCGATATGATCCTCACCGGCCGCGCAGTCGGGGCACGGGAGGCCTTCGAAATCGGTTTGGTCAATCGCCTGGTGAGCGACGTGATGGTCGAGGCCGAGCAGCTCGCGCTCCAACTCGCGGCCTTTCCACAGCGTTGCATGCGCGGCGATCGCCTGAGCGCCTACGAGCAATGGGGACTCTCTCCCCATGCCGCCCTCGAAAACGAGTTTTCGAAGGGGATGGATTCGCTCAGCGCCGGCGAAGCGCTCTCCGGCGCCACCCGTTTTACGCGCGGCACCGGTCGGCACGGTACGTTCGAATGA
- a CDS encoding peroxiredoxin encodes MTGANQEIVKTRRDAALAVGDEAPDFEAKDTKGESFRLSDYRGKKNIVLYFYPGDFTPVCTREACGFRDLYEELRGNDTEVIGVSSDTEASHRDFAARHHLPFPLVSDPEKAIVRLYGAEGSIFGLLERTKRLTFVIDKKGRISRIFSAELRAGVHLNGVKEALATLR; translated from the coding sequence ATGACCGGCGCAAATCAGGAAATAGTCAAAACTCGCCGCGATGCAGCGCTCGCGGTCGGCGACGAAGCTCCCGATTTCGAAGCGAAAGATACCAAGGGGGAGTCCTTTCGTCTTTCGGACTACCGCGGGAAGAAAAACATCGTTCTCTACTTTTACCCCGGCGATTTTACCCCGGTCTGCACCCGCGAAGCGTGCGGTTTCCGTGATTTGTACGAGGAGCTTCGGGGAAACGATACCGAGGTCATCGGTGTCTCATCCGATACCGAGGCGAGCCATCGGGACTTCGCCGCCCGGCACCACCTTCCATTTCCGCTGGTCAGCGATCCGGAGAAGGCGATCGTGCGGCTCTACGGGGCCGAAGGGTCCATTTTCGGCCTGCTCGAACGAACCAAGCGACTGACCTTCGTCATCGACAAGAAAGGCCGTATCAGCCGAATTTTCTCCGCCGAGCTCCGCGCAGGGGTCCACTTGAACGGCGTCAAAGAGGCGCTCGCGACACTACGTTGA
- a CDS encoding RlmE family RNA methyltransferase, which produces MRGKNPYKKPDHFTKAAKSSGFPARSVYKLEEIDHRVRLLRSGMRVLDLGAAPGSWALYAAQKIGPNGKLLAVDLKPLDVGLPPQASFFVGDALELGNEALALHAPYDVVLSDMAPNTSGNRFADQARSFELFMRALAVAANLLKVGGAFVGKIFMGEDLPVARTELRKHFAGERLIRPEGTRTVSYEVFIIGTGRRAETSETPAPAHEEPEEEEH; this is translated from the coding sequence ATGCGAGGAAAAAATCCCTACAAAAAGCCGGACCACTTTACCAAGGCAGCGAAATCATCAGGGTTTCCGGCGCGCAGCGTTTACAAGCTCGAGGAGATCGATCACCGGGTGCGGCTGCTCCGGTCGGGCATGCGGGTGCTGGACCTCGGGGCCGCGCCCGGGAGCTGGGCGCTCTATGCCGCTCAAAAGATCGGTCCGAACGGTAAGCTGCTCGCGGTCGATCTCAAGCCGCTCGACGTGGGTCTGCCGCCGCAGGCATCGTTTTTCGTTGGCGATGCACTGGAGCTCGGAAACGAAGCGCTCGCGCTTCATGCGCCCTACGACGTGGTGTTGAGCGATATGGCGCCCAACACGAGCGGCAATCGCTTCGCCGATCAAGCGCGAAGCTTCGAGCTTTTCATGCGCGCGCTTGCCGTTGCAGCTAATCTGTTGAAAGTGGGCGGTGCTTTCGTCGGAAAGATCTTCATGGGGGAGGACCTGCCGGTGGCGCGTACGGAGCTTCGAAAACACTTTGCGGGCGAGCGCTTGATCCGGCCCGAGGGCACACGAACCGTGAGCTACGAGGTCTTCATCATCGGCACCGGCCGCCGCGCCGAGACGAGCGAGACGCCGGCGCCCGCGCACGAAGAGCCCGAGGAGGAAGAACATTGA
- a CDS encoding protein kinase, producing MIPTPLSSVVGERFEIEREVGRGGVGIVYRAFDRVSRSWVALKVIAIPGVDAGEEARFYREGRVLAGLVHPSIVRLVAFGQLDEGQPYVAMEWLQGEDISQRQKRSPLSIGQCLEVAAQIADALSAAHAAGIIHRDVKPSNVILLGSGPGKNVPLVAKLVDFGVASAEDAKLTRTGAIVGTPAYMAPEQARGDSDISAAADLYGLGATLFEMIANRPPHVGPTPVAILARLVTTQAPRLSEVVAQVPVALDELMWQLLQTVPMDRPQDAEAVARELRKLASELVLHNERVERVVPDDTGTSTITTPPSSGISTPSFGGSRLVTSILATHVPKGAPRARLLSNLRARGADATELGGDAVVAHLGVRKALGDEAARALDLAMRLSRANSAVGVATGRTRIDRTRPMGEVVDRAAALARDAKRGQVLADTTTTELARGRFGFLLRPDGSALVGEPVPGKFEGVGGAPFVGREAELGQVLAAFERCVDDATPVVTTMTGAPGMGKTRLRQEALLRVSSHVSGPRVVLVRSETFSSTHALGIAAGIARGLAGVSNRVTQEEAATAVKELVGDHDGRDGRDLLARLMANDPLPALADARAARDALWMAFTQLGMSVARQRPLVIGIEDMQWVDGESLSLLDHLIGRSMGLPLWVFATTRPGLWRENPDLFVGREHVRVELRPLSKKSVRTIARALLGESVTDAEKTEKVIDTIVAQASGSPLFTEELARLHAKGQDATAAPTIEAAMQVHLDALDDAVRETAVKLSVFGFTGWETGLTALAVPHASDSLRALAAADIVREQAVSRFHGTGEWAFKHALMREVAYASIGEDLLKELHAHAASWLAKMGEDDAIVARHFELGGRSVEAAAYLEKAAARALAANALADAVSMAEKSLVFAEEKPVAFARAQILDEAWSRLDARAGERDTAVRAMEENVYDAASEIRTRGARLRYEDACGGGQDTSARLEQVRREACAAGLSDEEARSAAALAARYAYAGELDRAAEVADRLLVIAQEHAIPAAAVDAWQTFAVVAQARGEVGEALDARRSAARAASAAGLRTREATLTINVGFALTTVGARDEARAEIEAGISVAQAIGSPGTVRHGQMNLLGWTATFGADPKLNRLLEEPRSIAEGALTGSWVPHDRATLGVLYYRGLEFLRLDDATNAGLHARVRTDYAEHARTLLRIAAQGYQATKMLDVVPVALGFLAEAERRCGAHARAYELAKHASSLVEKGSPSLLNETPIFIALHRISSDLGRDDEAREAIVRGVPRLLTRMRALAKTPYAPSYLRELPTNVELLRVAEGFGLVPEEIRQVLATPYDTP from the coding sequence GTGATTCCGACGCCTCTTTCATCGGTCGTGGGGGAGCGGTTCGAGATCGAGCGCGAGGTCGGGCGCGGCGGCGTGGGGATCGTGTACCGCGCGTTCGATCGCGTGTCGCGCTCGTGGGTCGCCCTCAAGGTGATCGCCATCCCCGGGGTGGACGCGGGCGAAGAGGCGCGCTTCTACCGCGAGGGGCGCGTGCTCGCAGGGCTGGTGCACCCGTCCATCGTGCGGCTCGTCGCCTTTGGGCAGCTCGACGAGGGGCAGCCCTATGTGGCCATGGAGTGGCTGCAAGGCGAGGACATCTCCCAGCGGCAAAAGCGAAGCCCGCTCAGCATCGGCCAGTGTCTCGAGGTCGCCGCGCAAATCGCCGATGCGCTCTCGGCCGCGCACGCCGCGGGGATCATCCACCGCGACGTCAAGCCGTCGAACGTGATCCTGCTCGGGAGCGGCCCCGGAAAGAACGTGCCGCTGGTCGCCAAGCTCGTCGATTTCGGCGTGGCCTCGGCCGAAGACGCCAAGCTGACCCGCACCGGCGCCATCGTGGGAACCCCCGCGTACATGGCGCCCGAGCAAGCGCGCGGCGACAGCGACATCAGCGCCGCGGCAGACCTCTACGGCCTCGGCGCCACCTTGTTCGAGATGATCGCCAACCGGCCGCCGCACGTGGGCCCCACCCCGGTGGCCATCCTGGCGCGCCTGGTGACGACGCAGGCGCCGCGCCTCTCGGAGGTGGTGGCGCAGGTGCCGGTGGCGCTCGACGAGCTGATGTGGCAGCTGCTTCAAACGGTGCCGATGGATCGCCCGCAGGACGCGGAGGCGGTGGCCCGCGAGCTGCGCAAATTGGCCTCGGAGCTCGTGCTCCACAACGAGCGGGTCGAGCGCGTGGTGCCGGACGACACCGGGACGAGCACCATCACCACACCGCCCTCGAGCGGCATCTCGACCCCCTCGTTCGGCGGCTCGCGCCTGGTCACCTCGATCCTGGCGACCCACGTCCCCAAGGGCGCGCCGCGCGCGCGGCTCCTGTCGAATTTGCGGGCGCGGGGGGCCGACGCCACCGAGCTCGGGGGCGACGCGGTGGTGGCGCACCTCGGTGTGCGCAAGGCGCTGGGCGATGAAGCGGCGCGCGCGCTCGACCTGGCCATGCGCCTCTCGCGCGCCAACTCGGCGGTGGGCGTGGCCACGGGGCGCACGCGCATCGATCGCACGCGGCCCATGGGCGAGGTGGTCGACCGTGCCGCGGCGCTCGCGCGCGACGCCAAACGCGGGCAAGTACTTGCAGATACAACGACCACCGAGCTGGCGCGCGGCCGCTTCGGATTTTTGCTGCGGCCCGATGGCTCGGCCCTGGTGGGCGAGCCGGTGCCCGGCAAGTTCGAGGGCGTGGGCGGCGCACCGTTCGTCGGACGCGAGGCGGAGCTCGGGCAAGTGCTGGCCGCCTTCGAGCGCTGCGTCGATGACGCGACGCCGGTGGTGACCACCATGACCGGCGCCCCCGGCATGGGCAAGACCCGCCTGCGGCAAGAGGCGCTCTTGCGCGTGTCGTCGCACGTCTCGGGGCCGCGCGTGGTGCTCGTTCGCAGCGAGACGTTCTCCAGCACGCACGCGCTGGGCATCGCCGCCGGCATCGCACGCGGGCTCGCCGGCGTCTCCAATCGGGTGACGCAAGAAGAGGCGGCGACGGCCGTGAAGGAGCTGGTGGGCGATCACGACGGCCGCGACGGCCGCGATCTCCTCGCGCGGCTGATGGCCAACGATCCGCTCCCGGCCCTGGCCGATGCGCGCGCCGCGCGCGACGCCTTGTGGATGGCCTTCACCCAGCTGGGCATGTCGGTCGCGCGGCAAAGGCCGCTGGTGATCGGCATCGAGGACATGCAGTGGGTGGATGGCGAGAGCCTCTCGCTGCTCGATCACTTGATCGGGCGGTCGATGGGCCTACCGCTCTGGGTGTTCGCCACCACGCGCCCGGGCCTCTGGCGCGAGAACCCGGATCTCTTCGTGGGGCGCGAGCACGTCCGGGTCGAGCTGCGCCCGCTGTCGAAGAAGAGCGTGCGCACCATCGCCCGGGCGCTGCTCGGGGAGTCGGTCACCGACGCCGAAAAGACGGAGAAGGTGATCGACACCATCGTGGCGCAGGCGAGCGGCTCGCCGCTGTTCACCGAGGAGCTGGCGCGCCTCCACGCCAAGGGCCAGGACGCCACCGCCGCGCCCACCATCGAGGCCGCGATGCAGGTGCACCTCGACGCGCTGGACGACGCCGTTCGCGAGACGGCCGTGAAGCTCTCGGTCTTCGGCTTCACCGGCTGGGAGACCGGGCTCACCGCGCTCGCCGTGCCGCACGCGTCCGACAGCCTGCGCGCGCTGGCGGCCGCCGACATCGTCCGCGAGCAGGCCGTGAGCCGCTTTCACGGCACCGGCGAGTGGGCGTTCAAGCACGCCCTCATGCGCGAGGTGGCCTACGCGTCCATCGGCGAAGATCTGCTGAAGGAGCTCCACGCCCACGCCGCGAGCTGGCTCGCCAAGATGGGCGAGGACGACGCGATCGTGGCGCGGCACTTCGAGCTGGGCGGCCGCAGCGTGGAGGCCGCCGCCTACCTCGAAAAGGCCGCCGCCCGCGCGCTCGCGGCCAACGCGCTGGCCGACGCCGTCTCCATGGCCGAAAAATCGCTGGTCTTCGCCGAGGAGAAGCCGGTCGCGTTCGCGCGCGCGCAGATCCTGGACGAAGCGTGGAGCCGCCTCGATGCGCGCGCCGGCGAGCGCGACACCGCCGTGCGGGCCATGGAGGAGAACGTCTACGACGCGGCCAGCGAGATCCGCACCCGCGGCGCGCGCCTTCGGTACGAGGACGCGTGCGGCGGCGGCCAGGACACGAGCGCGCGGCTCGAGCAAGTGCGGCGCGAGGCCTGCGCCGCGGGCTTGAGCGACGAAGAGGCCCGCTCGGCGGCCGCCCTGGCCGCGCGCTACGCCTACGCGGGCGAGCTCGATCGCGCGGCGGAGGTCGCCGATCGTCTCCTGGTCATCGCACAAGAGCACGCGATCCCGGCCGCCGCCGTCGACGCATGGCAAACCTTCGCCGTGGTGGCGCAGGCGCGCGGCGAGGTGGGCGAAGCGCTCGACGCGCGAAGGTCCGCCGCGCGCGCCGCCAGCGCCGCGGGGCTGCGCACGCGCGAAGCGACCCTGACGATCAATGTCGGCTTTGCGCTCACCACCGTGGGCGCACGCGACGAGGCGCGCGCCGAAATCGAGGCCGGTATCTCGGTGGCGCAAGCCATCGGCTCCCCCGGAACGGTGCGCCACGGGCAAATGAACCTGCTGGGCTGGACCGCCACCTTTGGCGCCGATCCCAAGCTCAATCGCCTTTTGGAGGAGCCGCGATCCATTGCGGAGGGAGCGCTCACCGGGAGCTGGGTTCCCCACGACCGCGCCACCTTGGGTGTCCTCTACTACCGCGGCCTGGAGTTCCTCCGTCTGGACGACGCCACCAACGCGGGCCTTCACGCGCGCGTGCGCACGGACTACGCGGAGCACGCGCGGACCCTTTTGCGCATCGCCGCCCAGGGCTACCAGGCGACCAAGATGCTCGATGTCGTACCTGTAGCGCTCGGCTTTTTGGCGGAGGCCGAGCGCCGCTGCGGTGCGCACGCCCGAGCCTACGAGCTGGCGAAGCACGCCTCGTCCTTGGTCGAAAAGGGCTCGCCCAGCCTGCTCAACGAGACGCCTATTTTTATCGCACTTCACCGTATTTCCAGCGATTTGGGGCGGGACGATGAAGCGCGCGAGGCGATCGTGCGGGGCGTCCCGCGTCTGTTGACGCGCATGCGGGCCCTTGCGAAAACGCCATACGCTCCTAGCTATTTGCGCGAGCTGCCGACCAATGTGGAGCTGCTCCGGGTCGCCGAAGGCTTCGGCCTGGTCCCCGAGGAAATCCGCCAGGTACTCGCCACCCCGTACGACACGCCCTAA
- the rplS gene encoding 50S ribosomal protein L19, with protein sequence MNTHPKIAEIESSQLRTGLPDFRVGDTVRVHYRIVEGDKDRIQVFQGVVLKRHRAGARSTFTVRKVSFNVGVERVFLSHSPRIDKVEVVSKGIVRRGRLFYLRDLQGKAARVRDQKDA encoded by the coding sequence ATGAATACGCACCCGAAAATCGCCGAAATCGAGTCGAGCCAGCTCCGCACCGGGCTCCCCGATTTCCGCGTGGGTGACACGGTCCGTGTTCACTACCGGATCGTCGAAGGCGACAAAGACCGCATCCAGGTCTTCCAAGGCGTCGTCCTCAAGCGTCACCGCGCCGGCGCACGGAGCACCTTCACCGTGCGCAAAGTCAGCTTCAACGTGGGCGTCGAGCGCGTCTTCCTGAGCCACTCGCCCCGCATCGACAAGGTCGAAGTGGTCTCCAAGGGCATCGTCCGCCGCGGGCGCCTCTTCTACCTCCGCGACCTGCAGGGCAAGGCCGCCCGCGTGCGCGATCAGAAGGACGCCTGA